The proteins below come from a single Triticum aestivum cultivar Chinese Spring chromosome 5D, IWGSC CS RefSeq v2.1, whole genome shotgun sequence genomic window:
- the LOC123121725 gene encoding uncharacterized protein, whose protein sequence is MRGAGDCELEFRGVMGEEEEGAASASASASERAMRRRRGRRRWGRAEAGDGYSTSSGSGSFGCDSPLAGFVRADGDMDTDLETDGLAATSSSSASAAFTEPHDDDEAQCGLKGEWQEPAKSPAGGATAIRECQSQRRCRTEAVYLHGRKGLKQRPASLDFGSAGFNNGTPFSPGFVVGGAGFVSKGLVSSQISSGVFPSPGTPSYPRRHRPSALGYQKGWSSERVPLPSKGNNTRRYPGSSMAFPLNNRRTLPSKWEDAERWIFSPKSNSGDAREKTAALPHARRPKAKSGPLGPPGRLGGQYSSVSSSVSLFDSGRVGHLAANSPFLAGVLIPEHYGGAKSNVGRYTSGTAGAEFGIGIVGRSSLADIGSPATQSTTVRRRLDTAVESSASLPSTQESVQDEEAEFVEDSAPTVTPITSRKDTATQTSPDLSRSSSPSARPSFVRSFSMQQAKERESCFSDLEIRDVQMDERVSLTRWSKKHVTQGSNKNSTNMLEWNKRTVDSKSSSWESSETKCTIKVEREEAKLTAWENLQKAKAEAAIQKLVMKLEKKRSFSLDRILNTLRSAQRKAQGMRDAATASQDEHLCRKAKKTSHVTKNGQIRSLSGCFTCHAF, encoded by the exons ATGCGCGGCGCCGGTGATTGCGAGCTGGAGTTCCGGGGCGtaatgggggaggaggaggagggggctgcctcggcgtcggcgtcggcatcggagagggcaatgcggcggcgtcgggggcggcgtcgGTGGGGAAGagccgaggcgggcgacggctaCTCGACGAGCAGCGGCAGCGGCTCCTTCGGCTGCGACTCG CCTTTGGCCGGATTCGTGCGCGCGGATGGCGACATGGACACAGATCTGGAGACAGACGGGCTGGCCGCCACTTCATCCTCCAGTG CCTCTGCAGCGTTCACGGAGCCGCACGACGACGACGAAGCGCAGTGTGGGCTGAAGGGAGAGTGGCAAGAACCGGCCAAGAGTCCGGCGGGCGGCGCCACTGCCATCCGAG aatgccagagcCAGCGACGGTGCCGGACAGAGGCTGTTTACCTGCACGGTAGGAAGGGGCTGAAGCAGCGGCCGGCCTCGCTCGACTTCGGCAGCGCCGGGTTCAACAACGGGACTCCGTTTTCTCCGGGCTTCGTGGTTGGAGGTGCCGGGTTTGTAAGCAAGGGACTTGTGTCATCACAGATCAGCTCCGGCGTGTTCCCTAGTCCCGGCACGCCGAGCTATCCGCGGCGGCACCGGCCATCGGCCTTGGGGTACCAAAAGGGGTGGAGCTCCGAGAGAGTGCCTCTCCCTTCCAAAGGTAATAATACTAGGAGGTACCCAGGCAGCAGCATGGCATTTCCTCTCAACAATAGGAGGACATTGCCCTCAAAATGGGAGGATGCGGAGAGGTGGATCTTCAGTCCCAAGTCAAACTCCGGCGATGCGCGTGAGAAGACCGCGGCATTGCCCCATGCTCGACGGCCCAAGGCCAAAAGTGGTCCTCTTGGGCCTCCTGGAAGACTTGGTGGACAGTACTCATCTGTATCttcatccgtgtctttgtttgacAGTGGGAGAGTTGGGCATTTAGCAGCAAACTCACCTTTCTTGGCGGGAGTACTGATACCTGAACATTATGGTGGGGCGAAAAGTAATGTTGGGAGGTATACGAGTGGAACAGCTGGTGCCGAATTCGGTATTGGCATAGTTGGCAGGTCTTCTCTAGCAGATATCGGGTCTCCTGCTACCCAATCTACCACGGTGCGCCGACGGCTAGATACTGCAGTTGAATCATCTGCGTCATTGCCTAGCACCCAAGAATCTGTACAAG ACGAAGAGGCTGAGTTCGTAGAAGATTCAGCCCCCACTGTCACCCCTATAACTTCAAGGAAGGATACTGCGACTCAAACTAGTCCAGATCTAAGTAGGTCTTCTTCGCCCAGCGCCAGGCCTTCATTTGTTCGCTCATTCTCAATGCAACAAGCCAAAGAGAGGGAGAGCTGTTTCTCTGATCTCGAGATCAGGGATGTGCAGATGGATGAGCGAGTGAGTCTTACCAGATGGTCCAAGAAACATGTAACACAAGGCTCTAACAAGAATTCTACAAATATGTTAGAGTGGAACAAAAGGACGGTGGACTCTAAATCTTCTTCCTGGGAATCATCTGAAACGAAATGCACAATAAA GGTTGAGAGAGAAGAAGCAAAACTTACTGCTTGGGAGAATCTTCAAAAAGCGAAAGCTGAGGCTGCAATTCAGAAGCTAGTG ATGAAACTCGAGAAGAAACGATCATTTTCTCTGGACAGAATTTTGAACACCCTCAGGTCTGCCCAAAGAAAAGCACAAGGGATGCGTGATGCAGCAACAGCAAGCCAAGATGAGCATCTTTGCAGGAAGGCCAAAAAGACATCACATGTTACAAAGAATGGCCAGATCAGATCTCTGAGTGGCTGTTTCACCTGCCATGCTTTCTAG